The Paenibacillus sp. MBLB1832 genome has a window encoding:
- a CDS encoding SDR family NAD(P)-dependent oxidoreductase, whose amino-acid sequence MKYTLITGASSGIGFETALAFAGRGKNLILAARRTEELEKLKSKVADMNADLDVVIRTVDLSVTVNVHEFYESLRNYQIETWINNAGFGNFATVGDQDLNKIEKMLHLNIEALTVLSSLYVRDYADVEGTQIINISSGGGYRIVADAVTYCATKFYVSAFTEGLAQELKANGAAMQAKVLAPAATETEFAKRSYNIDNFEYNGVVPKFHTAKQMAGLLLDLYDSEKVVGIVNGETYDFELRDPIYPFVSKYRDNPNKTNSR is encoded by the coding sequence ATGAAATATACACTTATTACGGGTGCTAGTTCAGGAATTGGGTTTGAAACGGCTCTTGCTTTTGCGGGTCGGGGAAAAAATTTAATCCTAGCAGCTCGCAGAACGGAGGAGTTGGAAAAGTTAAAATCAAAAGTGGCTGACATGAACGCAGATCTGGATGTTGTCATTCGGACCGTTGACTTATCGGTTACTGTAAATGTTCATGAATTCTACGAAAGTCTTCGGAATTATCAGATTGAAACCTGGATCAACAATGCTGGTTTTGGAAACTTTGCAACTGTTGGGGATCAAGATTTAAACAAAATTGAGAAAATGCTTCACTTGAATATTGAAGCATTGACCGTTCTATCTTCTCTTTATGTACGCGACTATGCAGATGTTGAAGGAACGCAAATCATCAATATTTCATCAGGAGGAGGATACCGTATTGTTGCCGATGCTGTGACCTACTGCGCGACAAAATTCTATGTAAGTGCCTTTACAGAAGGTCTAGCACAAGAATTGAAAGCAAATGGAGCTGCCATGCAAGCAAAAGTCCTGGCTCCTGCTGCAACAGAGACCGAATTTGCGAAACGGTCCTATAATATTGACAATTTTGAATATAATGGTGTTGTTCCTAAATTCCATACAGCTAAACAAATGGCCGGGTTATTGCTCGATTTATATGACAGTGAGAAGGTGGTAGGCATTGTGAATGGAGAAACGTATGACTTCGAATTAAGAGATCCGATATATCCGTTTGTGTCAAAATACAGAGACAATCCGAACAAAACAAATAGCCGTTAG
- a CDS encoding MerR family transcriptional regulator, with product MYTIGEVADILGLSTHTLRYYEKENIIFPARDASGDRRYNDSHINWLQFVIKLKETQMPIAKIKKYASLVLEGDHTTLDRLSLLEQHKHVIKQQIRTLKAADDMLEHKIAAYKDYINKRE from the coding sequence ATGTACACCATTGGCGAAGTGGCTGATATTTTAGGATTAAGCACACATACATTGAGGTATTATGAAAAGGAAAACATTATTTTTCCTGCGCGTGATGCAAGCGGAGACAGGCGATATAACGATTCACATATTAACTGGCTGCAATTTGTTATCAAGCTAAAAGAAACTCAAATGCCCATCGCGAAAATAAAGAAATATGCATCATTAGTATTAGAAGGAGACCATACCACACTAGATCGATTAAGCCTTTTAGAACAACACAAACATGTTATAAAGCAACAAATCAGAACGTTAAAAGCTGCGGATGATATGCTTGAACATAAAATTGCTGCTTACAAAGATTACATCAATAAACGTGAATAG